In Cololabis saira isolate AMF1-May2022 chromosome 4, fColSai1.1, whole genome shotgun sequence, one DNA window encodes the following:
- the grk7b gene encoding rhodopsin kinase grk7-b yields MSAVTSSMDDLLILDNLVANTAYMKAQQGDHKEWRVSLTLPSPKKTFPPLPAVEKTYESLCEQQPIGRKLFQQFLLTSNHQCVAAAEFLQELGEWSFAEDGAKDAAKRRILAKFCRPQSPTFLSYLTGQDTKMCMALSDRNLDNAAMDKIKEATRSFLKGKPFLEYLKSPFFYRFQQWKECEKERVTDKYFYTFRILGRGGFGEVCAVQVKYTGHLYACKKLDKRRLKKKGGERMALLEKHILEKVNSRFIVNLAYAYESKTHLCLVMDLMFGGDLKFHIYELGQRGICMERVVYYGAQIIAGILHLHAMNIVYRDMKPENVLLDGKGRCRVSDLGLAVELPNGKMICQKAGTTGYMAPEVLKQEYYRTSVDWWALGCSIYEMVAARLPFRDFREKVQNGEVTRRTLEDECKFEHEQFDAPTKDIIRQFLKKKVAHRLGCRSGDDPRTHVFFKNINFHRLEAGLVEPPWVPKPDVVYAKDTDELRDISEVNDVKLDATDDRFFKAFSTGAVSTRWQKEMIDSGVFDELNNSELNGHVPKTPWNSRTCVIL; encoded by the exons ATGTCAGCGGTTACATCCAGCATGGATGACCTGTTGATACTGGACAACTTGGTGGCTAACACGGCCTACATGAAGGCTCAGCAGGGTGATCACAAGGAGTGGAGAGTATCCCTGACACTGCCCAGCCCAAAGAAGacctttcctcctcttccagcaGTGGAGAAGACATACGAGTCGCTCTGTGAGCAGCAGCCTATTGGGAGGAAGCTGTTTCAGCAGTTTCTCCTCACCTCAAACCACCAGTGTGTGGCTGCTGCTGAGTTCCTGCAGGAGCTGGGTGAGTGGAGCTTTGCTGAGGATGGAGCCAAAGATGCGGCCAAAAGGAGGATACTTGCCAAGTTCTGTCGGCCTCAGTCTCCGACCTTCCTGTCCTACCTCACAGGACAAGACACGAAGATGTGCATGGCTTTATCAGACAGAAACCTTGACAATGCGGCGATGGACAAGATAAAAGAGGCAACAAGGAGCTTCTTGAAGGGCAAACCCTTTTTGGAGTATCTGAAAAGCCCCTTCTTTTACAGGTTTCAGCAGTGGAAGGAGTGTGAGAAGGAGAGGGTTACTGACAAATACTTCTATACCTTCAGGATTTTGGGAAGAGGGGGGTTTGGTGAG GTTTGTGCAGTACAGGTGAAATACACTGGCCACCTGTACGCTTGCAAGAAGCTGGATAAAAGACGTCTGAAAAAGAAAGGCGGTGAGAGAATGGCCCTTTTGGAGAAGCACATCCTGGAAAAGGTCAACAGTCGCTTCATTGTAAACCTGGCGTATGCATACGAAAGCAAAACCCACTTGTGTCTGGTCATGGACTTGATGTTTGGGGGAGACCTCAAGTTTCATATCTACGAGCTCGGGCAGAGGGGCATCTGCATGGAGCGCGTCGTTTATTACGGGGCCCAGATAATCGCTGGAATCCTGCACCTGCACGCAATGAACattgtgtatcgtgacatgaaGCCTGAGAACGTGCTGCTGGACGGCAAAGGCCGGTGCAGAGTGTCAGACCTCGGATTGGCCGTGGAGCTCCCAAATGGCAAAATGATCTGCCAGAAG GCTGGTACTACCGGTTACATGGCCCCTGAGGTTCTCAAGCAGGAGTACTACCGCACCTCCGTGGACTGGTGGGCTCTGGGCTGCAGCATTTATGAGATGGTGGCTGCTCGTCTGCCTTTCAGAGACTTCAGGGAAAAGGTGCAGAATGGCGAGGTGACCCGTCGCACTCTGGAGGATGAATGCAAGTTTGAACACGAGCAGTTTGATGCTCCCACCAAAGATATTATCAGGCAGTTCCTCAAGAAGAAAGTTGCGCATCGCCTTGGGTGCcg TAGTGGTGATGACCCCCGAACCCATGTCTTTTTCAAGAATATCAACTTCCACCGCCTGGAGGCGGGACTGGTGGAGCCCCCCTGGGTGCCAAAGCCCGACGTGGTTTATGCCAAAGACACTGATGAGTTACGGGACATCTCTGAGGTCAATGATGTCAAACTCGATGCCACGGACGACAGGTTCTTCAAGGCGTTCAGCACAGGTGCAGTCTCCACCCGCTGGCAGAAGGAAATGATTGACAGCGGCGTGTTTGATGAGCTGAACAACTCCGAACTGAACGGACACGTCCCCAAGACTCCCTGGAATTCCAGGACATGTGTCATTCTTTAA